The DNA region GGGGAGGCTCGGGGAAATTTTGACATAAACTTGCCAAAACTCACGAGGATAAGTTTATATGTTGACTTCCAAATGCCCGCAAAAAGGTGGTGCCCATGTGGGAGAGGTTCATCGGGGAGAAGGTCGAGGAGATAAGGGAAACCGTCGGGGACGGGAAGGCTATAATAGCGCTCAGCGGTGGGGTTGACAGCTCAACTGCCGCGGTTCTTGCCCACAGAGCAATAGGCGATAGGCTCCACGCGGTCTTCGTCAACACGGGCTTTATGCGAAAGGGGGAACCTGAGTTCGTCGTCAGGACGTTCCGCGACGAGCTCGGGCTCAACCTGCACTACATCAACGCCAGCGAGCGCTTTTTCAGGGAGCTCAAGGGAGTAACAGACCCGGAGGAGAAGAGGAAGATAATCGGCAGGGTCTTCATCGAGGTCTTCGAGGAGGTCGCGAGGGGGATAGATGCCCAGTTCCTCATCCAGGGGACCATCGCCCCGGACTGGATAGAGAGCCAGGGCAGGATAAAGAGCCACCACAACGTCGGCGGCCTTCCCGAGAGGCTCAACCTGAAGCTGATAGAGCCACTGAGGGAGCTCTACAAAGACGAAGTGAGGGAGCTCGCCAGGGAGCTCGGCCTTCCAGAGAAGATATACAACAGGATGCCCTTTCCGGGGCCCGGGCTGGCCGTTAGAGTCCTCGGGGAGGTAACACCGGAGAAGGTTGCGATCGTGAGGGAAGCGAACGCGATAGTGGAAGAGGAAATCCAGAGGGCCGGCCTTAAGCCCTGGCAGGCCTTCGCGGTTCTCCTCGGCGTCAAAACCGTCGGAGTCCAGGGGGACATAAGGGCCTACAAGGAAACAGTGGCCATTCGCGTCGTTGAGAGCCTCGATGGCATGACAGCAAACGCGATGAACGTCCCCTTCGAGGTTCTCCAGAGGATAGCCTTCAGGATAACGAGCGAGATTCCAGAGGTAGGGAGGGTGCTCTACGACATCACCAACAAGCCCCCCGCGACGATAGAGTTCGAGTGAGAACCTCTATTATCTTTGAGTCGAGCCTAAAACGGTGGGATCATGGGGGAGATAATTGAAGTGGTCTACGAAAACGGCGTGCTGAAGCCCCCAAAGCCCCTGAAACTGGAGGTGGGGCAGAAGTTCATGGTGATGAGGAAGGAGATCACCAAGGAGCGCTTCGAGGAAGACCCAACCGATTACCCATTGCGCCTCAGGGAGGAGGAGACATGAGGGCTGTCATAGACACTTTGAAGGGGGTGGCGTTTCAAACCCACCACAAGGCGTCAGATATCTATTTCATCGCAACAGCCATTCATTTAGACGCCGTCCTAATAACCCGCGACAGAAAAATGGCCGACCTGGCAAAGTCCCTCGGTTTAAAGGCGTTCTACCTGGCTGAGGAATCCGACGAGTTTTTCAAATCCCTGGGGGTGAGTTCATGATAGTGATTATGGACAACGGAGGGCAGTACGTCCACAGGATTTGGAGGACGCTCCGCTATTTGGGGGTGGAGGCTAAGATAGTCCCAAACACGACGCCGCTTGAGGAAATAAAGGCGATGAGGCCAAAGGGCATAATCTTCTCCGGCGGGCCGGACATAGACAGGACCGGCAACTGTGGGGCAGTTCTGGAGCACTACGACGAGTTTAACGTGCCAGTCCTTGGCATATGCCTCGGCCACCAGCTGATAGCGAGACACTTCGGCGGGAAAGTCGGCAGGGGCGATAAAGCTGAATACAGTTTAGTTGAGATTGAAATCCTTGAGGAGGACGACATTTTCAAGGGCCTGCCGGAGAGGCTTAAGGTCTGGGAGAGCCACATGGACGAGGTCAAAGAACTCCCGCCGGGCTTTAAGCTGCTCGCCAGGAGCGAGACCTGCCCGGTTGAGGCTATGAAGCACGAGAGCCTCCCGATCTACGGCGTGCAGTTCCACCCCGAGGTGGCCCACACGGAGATGGGTGTCGAGGTCTACCGCAACTTTGCGAAACTTTGTGGGGAGCTCGGCTAATCCTCTTTTCTATTTCTGCCGAGGTTTGGCCATCACACCCGACCCCAGCAAAAAACTTTTAAAGGTTCTTTTATTACTTTCTTTGGTGATACTTTGGGGCACACGGTTTATTATAAAACGGACATCCCAAAGTGGAGGGAATTCAGGTCGTTCCTTCAGCGAATCTGCCGGGGCCTGGGCTACGATGTCGAGTTCCAGGGGGAGGTGGCCTTCGTCTTCCCCCACTGCAGTGCGGTGGAACCGTTGAAAATACCGAGAAAAGGCGAAAGCTTTGTCAAGACGAACCTGATAGAACCGCACCACTCGGTTTATCTCCTCATCCTCTACTCGATTTCTTCCTTTGGTTCCGTCTCCGTCTGGGAGGACTGAGCCATGTCCTCTAAATACACCTCGAGGATTCTGACGGGCTTTGCGCTTCTAAATGCCCTATCCTCGATGAGAATTTTGACGACGCGCCCGGGTTTGGCCTCCTCTACTTCGGGGAGCCAGTAGTAGCCCGGCTTAATGTTGGCCGCTATGTCATCGTGCACGAAAACCCTAACTAAGCCGTTTTTGACCTCCTCGATGACGCCGTAGGTGTAGTCCCTGCCGTATTTCCTTTTGAAGTGCCACCGGAAGATTAGAACCGTGACCAGAACCACAATCAGGTACGCGTAGTAATAATAGACCCCGGGCTTCAGCTCCCTGAGGATCAGGTACCCCTCAAAGGAGAGGAAAGCCAGGGTGGATATCCCGTAATAGAAAAAGCGGTATGCCCCGGGGTTGATTATGAAGTCCCAGTTCTTCCTTATGATGTACCTCATGTAAAGGAACCCCAAGATGAACAGGAAGAAAAGGTACGCGTGGCCCTTCAATGAAACTGCTGTGAGCAGTGAGAGGAAGAGATAGGCCAGGAGGACGAGCTGGAGTTTGAGGCTGATGAACTCGTGCACGGTGAGGTCTTTTTTTGTCAGCTTCCTCAGGAATCTGAACTCAGGTGGCCTCTCTGCTTTCTCCGGAAACGCCATGTCCTTTACTGCACTGCCCATCCCTGAAACGAGCGCTTCCGTGGCCTCCCCGAGGGAGTAGAGCACCTCATCGAGCGCCATGATTTCACCTCAGCTGCATCTGTATCCATAGAGTAAATCACAGGCGCCTATAGTCCCGAGGACTTCCCTTGCTGTTCCAAGATCGATAAAGAACGGGACATTACTGAGGTCTCCGGTCGATAAACCCCCCTGGGATATACCCCAGACGCGGTAGCCTTCCACCTTTGGCCCTCTTTTGAAGTAATAGGTAAGGAAGTAGTAATCAGCGCTACTCACGTTAGTACTCGCTAACCCCAGGGTTTTCATGAGGTTGAGAAGCTTTCCGTCGTAGACGGCGTGGGGGATCATGAAGCTGACAAGGCCTATTGGGTAGTACTTGTTCCCATACTTGTACTTCATTTCATCCTGAATGCTGTGGGCGAGGTTTACGTAGCTGTTATGGTTTCCGTTGCTACCCTCAAGCCTCTCAAAGAACGACCAGCCACTTTCAGTTGCGATGTACCTCTGGTCGAGGAGGCAGTCAAGGAAGAGCTGGAGGTCATAGGCCCTTCCGGTCTTGGTTCCAGAGAAGACGAGCAGACCTCTATCGCCGTCGGCCCGAATGAAGCTCTCTGTGGTAGCGGGAACTCCTCCGATCGTGAAGTTCGTGAGGTAGTTCCCATTCTGATCCCAGACATAGGTCTCGTTGTATCCGAGGTCAGAAGGAGATGCAGGAATTCTTCTGAGGTTTCCCACAATATACTCCTTGGATGAAACTCCGGAGCCGTTGGCATATGAAATCGGTAGCTGGCCCAGTTGGGGATAGCTCATTGGACAGGCCTTGATAGAGCGCTGATATCTTCCCCCCGTAAAGGCTGAAAACATCGGGTCCTCAAGGCCGCGGAGGTCAACGGTTGAGTATATGTAGCCCCCGCCTGAAGGAATTGGGCCGCTGTAAACGACTTTGCCCGATAAGTCCTTAACCGTCACCTGGGGGATCCTCGCCTTGATAACGAGGGTAAACGCGTCGAGTGGCGCAACGGTGATGTCCGCTTTTGAGATGTCTCCAGACAAATTGTAACCCTGCTTCAGTAGCAGGGAGCCGAGGTTGGAGAACCAAACTCTGAGGGTTTGGTCCTGCATAATTCTGCCCGGGTCGTAGTTGCTTATTGACCTGGAACTACCGTTGAGCATCAAATCGGCTATCGTTTTGTTGGCTTTGTAGCTTGGATTTATGAAGTTGCCGGTCGTTGCGACATAATCAACGGCCGCAACTACAGCCCTCTTCCCTGAAATCTCAAGGGCTTTCTGGAATTCTGAGTTGAGGAAAGAAACGACATCATATGTCCTCTCTATCTGCGACCTCTCGCTCTGGGCCGTTATTATCTGGGACGATACGTCCTCGTAGGTCGCGAGGAGGAGAAGGAGCGGGATGAGAAGGATTATTGCCGCAGAGTTCAGGAAAAAGCCCCTCCTCTTCATTATCCCTCCCTCCACACCCTTAATGTTATCTGGATGGGCTGGAACAGGCCGGGTATGTTGCCCATCGAGGCGAAGTCTATGTTCACCTCATTTGGGAGCTTTACGAGGATGGGACTGCTCCGGGTGCCATCGCCACCGAGGTTGTTGAAGAGCCTTACTATTGCGTCATCAACGGCGTAGGTTCTTCTCCCGGATAGGAGTTCATCGGTGGTAACCCTGCAGTAGGGTTCATTCCCGGCAAGGATGTAAGCCTGTTGTGGCGTGGTTACTGAACTGTCCTGCCAGTAGTAGGTTATGTTGTATCCCTTGCACCCGGGACGCATGAACCTTGGGAAGACATCGCCGTAGCCAGCGTAGGCCTGGAGGAAATAGTAAACAATTCCACGGGTTTCGCCATCTCTAACGTAAGAGTTTCCGTTCTCCATGCTTATGGTAAATCTGTTCTCCTGCCCCGGAACCATCATCCAGTCGTAGAGTCTGGTGTAGGCAACGCGGATAGCGTACCTACCGAGGGGCCCCCTGTAGAACTCTCTTCCGTTCTCGGATAAAACCTGCCGAGTAGTGGAATCCGCGAAAGTGTATCCAACCCACCAGTCGGCGTACCATGGCTGAACCCGGGGGGGAAGGCTATACCTAACCTGCAGTCCATTACCAGCATATCCAACTCTGCTATCCCCGTAGGGGAAATACACCGAGAGAGGAATCGAATAGGGAGTAATGGAAACG from Thermococcus zilligii AN1 includes:
- a CDS encoding PIN domain-containing protein, which encodes MRAVIDTLKGVAFQTHHKASDIYFIATAIHLDAVLITRDRKMADLAKSLGLKAFYLAEESDEFFKSLGVSS
- the guaA gene encoding glutamine-hydrolyzing GMP synthase; the encoded protein is MWERFIGEKVEEIRETVGDGKAIIALSGGVDSSTAAVLAHRAIGDRLHAVFVNTGFMRKGEPEFVVRTFRDELGLNLHYINASERFFRELKGVTDPEEKRKIIGRVFIEVFEEVARGIDAQFLIQGTIAPDWIESQGRIKSHHNVGGLPERLNLKLIEPLRELYKDEVRELARELGLPEKIYNRMPFPGPGLAVRVLGEVTPEKVAIVREANAIVEEEIQRAGLKPWQAFAVLLGVKTVGVQGDIRAYKETVAIRVVESLDGMTANAMNVPFEVLQRIAFRITSEIPEVGRVLYDITNKPPATIEFE
- a CDS encoding antitoxin family protein — encoded protein: MGEIIEVVYENGVLKPPKPLKLEVGQKFMVMRKEITKERFEEDPTDYPLRLREEET
- a CDS encoding GMP synthase subunit A is translated as MIVIMDNGGQYVHRIWRTLRYLGVEAKIVPNTTPLEEIKAMRPKGIIFSGGPDIDRTGNCGAVLEHYDEFNVPVLGICLGHQLIARHFGGKVGRGDKAEYSLVEIEILEEDDIFKGLPERLKVWESHMDEVKELPPGFKLLARSETCPVEAMKHESLPIYGVQFHPEVAHTEMGVEVYRNFAKLCGELG
- a CDS encoding DUF2101 family protein, yielding MALDEVLYSLGEATEALVSGMGSAVKDMAFPEKAERPPEFRFLRKLTKKDLTVHEFISLKLQLVLLAYLFLSLLTAVSLKGHAYLFFLFILGFLYMRYIIRKNWDFIINPGAYRFFYYGISTLAFLSFEGYLILRELKPGVYYYYAYLIVVLVTVLIFRWHFKRKYGRDYTYGVIEEVKNGLVRVFVHDDIAANIKPGYYWLPEVEEAKPGRVVKILIEDRAFRSAKPVRILEVYLEDMAQSSQTETEPKEEIE